A region of Rhodospirillales bacterium DNA encodes the following proteins:
- a CDS encoding inner membrane CreD family protein — MTDTTSDTPPPASPWPAAPPPRDPAGLSPWARALAARARLIGKIGGLAVLALMFAIPLNMIDDVAGERWRLSETTRKEITSSWGGEQTLIGPYLLLPHESPRGRDEALLLPERLEVVAALSPQVRHRGMFEAVVYTLDLTLRGRFKTPETNAEGVVAGLRSDRVRLRLGAGDLRGLVVESVDIDGRTPSFEPAAQGENAIDAVIGAIDPARLADGVPFEIRLRLNGSGRVGFMPVGNLTTIDMTAPWPDPGFFGRFRPVAQRIGEDRFSARWQISILGRGFGQIASTADESRAVLMKRLNESVFGVELVQPVTPYRSVKRMLKYGLLTVGCAFALYLAFELAGRARLHPVQYALSGAAMALFPLILLSVGEHLGFTAAYSMATGIVVAQTSLYTWRATARARFAAMFGAASAALFAYLYLLLQAESWSLLGGSAVLVVLVAALMYATRDLGRRPAAEAAPAT; from the coding sequence GTGACCGACACGACCTCCGACACGCCGCCGCCCGCCTCACCGTGGCCGGCCGCGCCGCCGCCCCGCGATCCCGCCGGTCTGTCGCCGTGGGCGCGCGCGCTGGCCGCGCGGGCGCGGCTGATCGGCAAGATCGGCGGGCTCGCGGTGCTGGCGCTGATGTTCGCGATCCCGTTGAACATGATCGACGACGTGGCGGGCGAGCGCTGGCGGCTGAGCGAGACCACGCGCAAGGAGATCACCTCGTCGTGGGGCGGCGAGCAGACGCTGATCGGACCGTATCTGCTGCTGCCGCACGAATCGCCGCGCGGCCGCGACGAGGCGCTGCTCCTGCCGGAGCGGCTGGAGGTCGTGGCGGCGCTGTCGCCCCAGGTCCGCCACCGCGGCATGTTCGAGGCGGTGGTCTACACGCTCGACCTGACCCTGCGCGGCCGCTTCAAGACACCGGAGACAAACGCCGAGGGCGTCGTCGCCGGACTGCGGTCGGACCGCGTGCGCCTTCGGCTGGGCGCCGGCGATCTGCGCGGCCTCGTGGTCGAGTCGGTCGACATCGACGGCCGCACGCCGTCGTTCGAGCCGGCCGCACAGGGCGAGAACGCCATCGACGCGGTGATCGGCGCGATCGATCCGGCGCGCCTGGCCGACGGCGTGCCGTTCGAGATCCGCCTGCGCCTCAACGGCAGCGGCCGGGTCGGTTTCATGCCGGTCGGCAACCTCACGACGATCGACATGACGGCGCCGTGGCCGGATCCAGGCTTCTTCGGGCGCTTCCGGCCGGTCGCGCAGCGGATCGGCGAGGACCGCTTCTCGGCGCGCTGGCAGATCAGCATCCTCGGCCGCGGCTTCGGCCAGATCGCCAGCACCGCCGACGAGTCGCGCGCCGTCCTGATGAAGCGCCTCAACGAGTCGGTGTTCGGCGTCGAACTGGTGCAGCCCGTCACGCCGTACCGCAGCGTCAAGCGCATGCTCAAGTACGGGCTGCTGACCGTGGGCTGCGCCTTCGCGCTCTACCTGGCGTTCGAGCTCGCGGGCCGCGCCCGGCTGCATCCTGTGCAATACGCGCTCTCTGGCGCGGCGATGGCGCTGTTTCCGCTGATCCTGCTATCGGTCGGCGAGCATCTCGGATTCACCGCCGCCTACTCCATGGCGACCGGGATCGTGGTGGCGCAGACGTCGCTCTACACCTGGCGGGCGACGGCGCGGGCGCGCTTCGCGGCGATGTTCGGCGCCGCCAGCGCGGCGCTGTTCGCCTATCTCTACCTGCTGCTGCAGGCCGAATCGTGGTCGCTGCTGGGCGGCAGCGCGGTGCTGGTCGTCCTCGTCGCGGCGCTGATGTACGCCACCCGCGATCTCGGCCGCCGTCCGGCCGCCGAGGCGGCGCCCGCGACGTGA
- a CDS encoding response regulator transcription factor, with amino-acid sequence MAKILVVDDDRHIRDVVAFALRKDGFTTVEAADGAAALDAAARERPDLVILDVMMPELDGAEVCRRLRAGSTVPIIFLSSKDDEIDRVVGLELGGDDYVVKPFSPRELVARVRAVLRRPRAAAPEPADGEAPARRVIARGPLSLDIDAHVARWAGATLPLTATEFAMLRAMAERPGTVFTRDSLMTHAYDDRRYVSDRTIDSHVRRIRAKLAAAGGAPVETVHGVGYKLVVDGAADGRAIAP; translated from the coding sequence ATGGCGAAAATCCTCGTGGTCGACGACGACCGGCATATCCGCGACGTGGTGGCGTTCGCGCTGCGCAAGGACGGGTTCACGACGGTCGAGGCGGCCGACGGCGCCGCCGCGCTCGACGCCGCGGCGCGCGAACGGCCCGACCTCGTCATCCTCGACGTCATGATGCCGGAACTGGACGGCGCCGAGGTCTGCCGCCGGCTGCGCGCCGGCTCGACGGTGCCGATCATCTTCCTGTCGTCGAAGGACGACGAGATCGACCGCGTCGTCGGCCTCGAGCTGGGCGGCGACGACTACGTCGTCAAACCGTTCAGCCCGCGCGAGCTGGTGGCGCGGGTCAGGGCGGTGCTGCGCCGGCCGCGCGCGGCGGCGCCGGAACCGGCGGACGGCGAGGCGCCGGCGCGCCGCGTGATCGCGCGCGGCCCGCTGTCGCTGGACATCGACGCGCATGTCGCGCGCTGGGCCGGCGCGACGCTGCCGCTGACGGCGACGGAGTTCGCCATGCTGCGCGCGATGGCCGAGCGGCCCGGAACGGTGTTCACCCGCGACAGCCTGATGACGCACGCCTACGACGACCGCCGCTACGTCAGCGACCGCACCATCGACAGCCATGTCCGCCGCATCCGCGCCAAGCTCGCGGCAGCCGGCGGCGCGCCGGTCGAGACGGTCCATGGCGTCGGCTACAAGCTGGTGGTCGACGGCGCCGCCGACGGACGCGCCATAGCGCCATGA
- a CDS encoding histidine kinase — MTRWRPRLRTVLLAVNLALLALPLGGVWFLRVYESALLRQTESELIGQGVLIAAQFRAEWLAAAPAGALAAMPASATPPSADRWQPIPATLDLADDPVLPAAPAAAAGAEAEPVARRAGAPIRAVLLSAQRHTLAGMRIVDAKGVIVASTEDDQGRSLAALEEVASALRGAPASALRARDAKAYPGGPGWAFSRVAEVRVHVAIPVVEDGRILGAVALRRTPRTLLQALWGKRYHLAALAALLFAAGGALAVFTALTVSRPVAAAVDQARRVAAGERDAVRPLPHRYTREVADLSASLDAMARTLERRADYIRDFAAEIGHEFKTPLASMRGAVELLRDDLDAMSPDDRRRFLDNLGGDVARLDRLTRRLLELARADAARPAGDEKADVGAVARALAERFRDSGPSLRLAPPDDDAVVAAIDPESLSSALACLVENARDHAGPGATATIGWSVDGALVRLRVADDGPGISAGNRARVFDRFFTTARDAGGTGLGLPIARGRLAAFGGTIRLLDDAPGAVFEIDLPRAA, encoded by the coding sequence ATGACGCGCTGGCGCCCGCGGCTGCGGACGGTCCTGCTCGCGGTCAATCTCGCGCTGCTCGCCCTGCCGCTGGGCGGCGTGTGGTTCCTGCGCGTCTACGAGAGCGCGCTGCTGCGCCAGACCGAGTCCGAGCTGATCGGCCAAGGCGTGCTGATCGCGGCCCAGTTCCGCGCCGAGTGGCTGGCGGCGGCGCCGGCCGGCGCGCTGGCGGCGATGCCGGCCTCCGCCACGCCGCCTTCCGCCGACCGCTGGCAACCCATTCCCGCGACGCTCGACCTCGCCGACGATCCGGTGCTGCCGGCCGCGCCGGCGGCGGCGGCGGGGGCGGAGGCCGAGCCGGTGGCGCGGCGGGCCGGCGCGCCGATCCGCGCGGTGCTGCTGTCGGCGCAGCGCCACACGCTCGCGGGCATGCGCATCGTCGACGCCAAGGGCGTGATCGTCGCCAGCACCGAGGACGACCAGGGCCGTTCGCTGGCGGCGCTGGAGGAGGTCGCCTCGGCGCTGCGCGGCGCCCCGGCGTCGGCCCTGCGCGCGCGCGACGCCAAGGCCTATCCCGGCGGGCCCGGCTGGGCGTTCAGCCGCGTCGCCGAGGTGCGCGTGCACGTCGCCATTCCCGTGGTCGAGGACGGCCGGATCCTCGGCGCCGTGGCCTTGCGGCGCACGCCGCGCACCCTGCTGCAGGCGCTATGGGGCAAGCGCTACCATCTCGCGGCGCTGGCCGCCCTTTTGTTCGCCGCGGGCGGCGCGCTGGCGGTGTTCACCGCCCTGACCGTCAGCCGTCCGGTGGCGGCGGCCGTCGACCAGGCCCGGCGCGTCGCCGCCGGCGAGCGCGACGCGGTGCGGCCGCTGCCACACCGCTACACGCGCGAGGTCGCGGATCTCTCGGCCTCGCTCGACGCCATGGCGCGCACGCTGGAACGGCGCGCCGACTACATCCGCGACTTCGCCGCCGAGATCGGCCACGAGTTCAAAACGCCGCTGGCCTCGATGCGCGGCGCCGTCGAGCTGCTGCGCGACGATCTCGACGCGATGTCGCCGGACGACCGCCGCCGCTTCCTCGACAATCTCGGCGGCGACGTCGCCCGTCTGGACCGCCTGACGCGGCGTCTGCTGGAACTGGCGCGCGCCGACGCCGCCCGGCCGGCCGGCGACGAGAAGGCCGATGTCGGCGCCGTCGCGCGCGCCCTCGCCGAACGCTTCCGCGATAGCGGACCGTCCCTCCGGCTGGCGCCGCCAGACGACGACGCCGTCGTGGCGGCGATCGATCCGGAGTCGCTGTCCTCGGCGCTGGCGTGCCTGGTGGAGAACGCCCGCGACCACGCCGGCCCCGGCGCCACCGCGACGATCGGCTGGAGCGTCGACGGCGCCCTCGTGCGTCTGCGCGTCGCCGACGACGGTCCCGGCATCTCCGCCGGCAACCGCGCGCGGGTGTTCGACCGGTTCTTCACGACGGCGCGCGATGCCGGCGGCACCGGGCTCGGCCTGCCGATCGCGCGCGGCCGCCTGGCGGCGTTCGGCGGCACCATCCGGTTGCTCGACGACGCGCCCGGCGCCGTCTTCGAGATCGACCTGCCGCGTGCCGCCTAG
- a CDS encoding thioesterase family protein: protein MPDHAAALIHPFDEASALTPAGPGLWTGRTSDAYWNFGGPFGGITAAVMLRAPLEAPDRLGEPVSLTVNYCAPVAKGAFTVSARATRTNRSTQHWYVELSQPEGGVAITATAVFATRRPTWSHFPAKPPDGGDPDSLPALPTGGMSAWLSRYRFRFVDNAPGGGGTAPASARSVVWMDDAPARPLDFPSIASLSDAFFARIFHVQRAFFPVATVSMTVYFHAAEEEIAAVGAAPLLGVADGRAFTRGISDQTGELWSRAGRLLATTHQIVYYRN from the coding sequence ATGCCCGACCACGCCGCCGCCCTGATCCATCCGTTCGACGAGGCTTCGGCGCTGACACCGGCCGGCCCCGGCCTCTGGACCGGCCGGACCAGCGACGCCTACTGGAATTTCGGCGGCCCGTTCGGCGGCATCACCGCGGCGGTCATGCTGCGCGCGCCGCTGGAGGCGCCGGACCGACTGGGCGAGCCGGTGTCGCTCACGGTGAACTACTGCGCGCCGGTGGCGAAGGGCGCGTTCACCGTGTCCGCGCGCGCCACGCGCACCAACCGTTCGACCCAGCATTGGTACGTCGAGCTGTCGCAACCGGAAGGCGGCGTCGCCATCACCGCGACGGCGGTGTTCGCGACCCGTCGGCCGACATGGTCGCATTTCCCCGCCAAGCCGCCCGACGGTGGCGATCCCGACTCGCTGCCGGCATTGCCGACCGGCGGCATGTCGGCGTGGCTGTCGCGCTACCGCTTCCGCTTCGTCGACAACGCGCCGGGCGGCGGCGGCACGGCGCCCGCCAGCGCCCGGTCGGTGGTCTGGATGGACGACGCGCCGGCCCGGCCGCTGGACTTTCCGTCGATCGCGTCGTTGTCCGACGCGTTCTTCGCGCGCATCTTCCATGTCCAGCGGGCGTTCTTCCCTGTCGCGACGGTCTCGATGACGGTCTATTTCCATGCCGCCGAAGAGGAGATCGCCGCGGTCGGCGCCGCGCCGCTGCTGGGCGTGGCCGACGGGCGGGCCTTCACCCGCGGCATCTCCGACCAGACGGGCGAGCTGTGGTCGCGCGCCGGCCGTCTGCTCGCGACCACGCACCAGATCGTCTACTATCGGAACTAA
- a CDS encoding chromate transporter, with translation MGESAPPPPRVTRLQLFLAFAKVGLLGFGGDSAWARRVVVEERRWLDDADYVRVVAVGQILPGANTANVAIMIGDRFHGAAGALIAMAGLTAMPLAILMALATLYNRFAEAPDVKAAIAGTAAAAAGMVIGTALKIARRLRPTRVAIAFGIATFILVGLLRIPLLVAVAVLAPLSVAAVVWLERPR, from the coding sequence ATGGGCGAGAGCGCTCCGCCGCCGCCGCGCGTCACCCGCCTCCAGCTCTTCCTCGCCTTCGCCAAGGTCGGGCTGCTCGGCTTCGGCGGCGACTCGGCCTGGGCGCGGCGCGTCGTGGTCGAGGAGCGCCGCTGGCTCGACGACGCCGACTACGTCCGCGTCGTCGCGGTCGGCCAGATCCTGCCCGGCGCGAACACCGCCAACGTCGCCATCATGATCGGCGACCGCTTCCACGGCGCGGCCGGCGCGTTGATCGCGATGGCGGGCCTGACGGCGATGCCTCTGGCCATCCTGATGGCGCTGGCGACGTTGTATAATCGCTTCGCCGAGGCCCCCGACGTGAAGGCCGCGATCGCCGGCACCGCCGCCGCCGCGGCCGGCATGGTGATCGGCACGGCGCTGAAGATCGCCCGCCGCCTGAGGCCGACACGCGTCGCCATCGCCTTCGGGATCGCCACGTTCATCCTCGTCGGATTGCTGCGGATCCCGCTGCTTGTCGCCGTCGCGGTCCTCGCGCCGCTCAGCGTCGCCGCCGTCGTCTGGCTGGAGCGGCCGCGGTGA
- a CDS encoding chromate transporter, with product MSDDPLWRLAATFSTLSLLAIGGANAILPDLHRQVVDGARWMTDAEFVNAYALAQAAPGPNVLVVSLIGLHVAGAWGVVVATLAMALPSGLLAFAVGRFVARSSGMRWVRVAQAGLVPITIGLILSSGGVMARAADRDALTLALTVGTAVFVFATERSPLWALATGAALGIVASRLGMFG from the coding sequence GTGAGCGACGATCCGCTCTGGCGCCTCGCCGCGACCTTCTCGACCCTGTCGCTGCTCGCGATCGGCGGCGCCAACGCGATCCTGCCCGATCTCCACCGGCAGGTCGTCGACGGCGCGCGGTGGATGACCGACGCCGAGTTCGTGAACGCCTACGCGCTGGCGCAGGCCGCGCCCGGCCCCAACGTCCTCGTCGTCAGCCTGATCGGCCTGCACGTCGCGGGCGCCTGGGGCGTGGTGGTCGCGACGCTGGCGATGGCGCTGCCGTCGGGGCTGCTGGCCTTCGCGGTCGGACGCTTCGTCGCGCGCTCCTCCGGCATGCGGTGGGTGCGGGTGGCGCAGGCCGGCCTGGTGCCGATCACGATCGGCCTCATCCTCTCCAGCGGCGGCGTCATGGCCCGGGCCGCCGACCGCGACGCGCTGACGCTCGCCCTGACCGTCGGCACGGCGGTCTTCGTGTTCGCGACCGAGCGATCGCCGCTCTGGGCGCTGGCGACCGGCGCGGCGCTCGGGATCGTGGCGTCGCGGTTGGGGATGTTCGGCTGA
- a CDS encoding redoxin domain-containing protein, producing MVRRDFPRPTRRRFLVGAAAAISAFPGAARAGAAVGAPAPDFAMPDTQGRMVRLSALRGRVVALEWTNPLCPFAGKHYEAGAMQALQRETLAAGGSWYSVISYPRESVGYASELEAELLAETRRSAATATLLDPDTALAKLYDARATPHIFIVDRAGVLAYAGGMDSVASTEIADIARAEPYARDALRAVVAGLPVARPVTAPYGCQVKHL from the coding sequence ATGGTCCGTAGAGATTTCCCGAGGCCCACGCGCCGGCGGTTCCTCGTCGGCGCCGCGGCGGCGATCTCGGCCTTCCCGGGCGCGGCGCGGGCGGGAGCGGCCGTGGGCGCGCCGGCGCCGGACTTCGCGATGCCCGACACCCAGGGCCGGATGGTGCGTCTTTCGGCGCTGCGCGGCCGCGTCGTCGCACTCGAATGGACCAATCCGCTGTGCCCGTTCGCCGGCAAGCACTACGAGGCCGGCGCCATGCAGGCACTGCAGCGCGAGACGCTCGCCGCCGGCGGCTCATGGTACTCGGTGATCTCCTATCCACGGGAATCGGTCGGCTACGCCAGCGAGCTGGAGGCGGAGTTGCTGGCGGAGACCCGGAGATCGGCGGCGACGGCGACCCTGCTCGATCCCGATACCGCGCTCGCGAAGCTCTACGACGCGCGCGCCACGCCGCACATCTTCATCGTCGACCGCGCCGGCGTGCTCGCCTACGCCGGCGGCATGGACAGCGTCGCCTCGACCGAGATCGCCGACATCGCCCGCGCAGAGCCCTACGCGCGCGACGCTCTGCGCGCGGTCGTCGCCGGCCTGCCGGTGGCGCGGCCGGTCACGGCGCCCTACGGCTGCCAGGTGAAGCACCTGTGA
- a CDS encoding FAD-dependent monooxygenase, which translates to MAASLRKVLIAGGGIGGVATALCLKRLGVPFLLLEQAAAFGEIGAGIQLSPNVTRLLARLGVGDELARIAVRPEGLEIQSWRSAERILWTPLGAAAEARFGAPYFHAHRADVLDLLVRALGRDQVVFGARVESFAQDADGVTVAIAGGATHRGDVLVGADGVHSVVRHQLFGDGAARYAGNVAWRGTMPAEAVAHLGVARVSNNWWGPDRSVVRYFISAGRTLNWIGISRSATPTRESWSALGTVEDALAEYAGWNPAILAMIAATTRLYRMALYDRAPLDRWTDGRVALTGDAAHAMLPYHAQGAAQSIEDAWVLAGCLADQPGRPAVRWRATRRSAGRAPTGCRPTPARPRPCSTWPIRTPSPAATRACARTCAATPTASPRARSASTATTPRTRCARIRHAPADRRGAPRTVSAVP; encoded by the coding sequence ATGGCGGCTAGCCTGCGGAAGGTCCTGATCGCGGGCGGCGGCATCGGTGGCGTCGCCACGGCGCTGTGCCTCAAAAGACTCGGCGTGCCGTTCCTGCTCTTGGAGCAGGCCGCGGCGTTCGGCGAGATCGGCGCCGGCATCCAGCTCAGCCCCAACGTCACGCGGCTGCTGGCGCGGCTCGGCGTCGGCGACGAACTGGCGCGCATCGCCGTGCGGCCGGAAGGCCTCGAGATCCAGTCGTGGCGGTCGGCGGAACGCATCCTGTGGACGCCGCTGGGCGCGGCGGCCGAGGCGCGTTTCGGCGCGCCATACTTCCACGCCCACCGCGCCGACGTGCTCGACCTTCTGGTGCGGGCGCTCGGGCGGGACCAGGTGGTCTTCGGCGCCCGCGTCGAGTCGTTCGCCCAAGACGCGGACGGCGTGACGGTGGCCATCGCGGGCGGCGCGACGCATCGCGGCGACGTGCTGGTCGGCGCCGACGGCGTCCATTCCGTCGTGCGCCACCAGTTGTTCGGCGACGGCGCGGCGCGTTACGCCGGCAACGTCGCATGGCGCGGCACCATGCCGGCGGAGGCCGTCGCGCACCTCGGGGTCGCGCGCGTCTCCAACAACTGGTGGGGACCGGACCGCAGCGTCGTGCGCTACTTCATCTCGGCCGGCCGCACGTTGAACTGGATCGGCATCAGCCGCTCCGCGACGCCGACGCGCGAATCGTGGTCGGCGCTGGGCACGGTGGAGGACGCGCTGGCGGAGTACGCCGGCTGGAACCCGGCGATCCTGGCGATGATCGCGGCCACCACGCGGCTCTACCGCATGGCGCTCTACGACCGCGCGCCGCTCGACCGCTGGACCGACGGCCGCGTCGCGCTGACCGGCGACGCCGCGCACGCCATGCTGCCCTACCACGCGCAGGGCGCGGCGCAATCCATCGAGGACGCATGGGTGCTCGCGGGATGCCTCGCCGACCAGCCCGGCCGGCCGGCGGTGCGCTGGCGCGCTACGAGGCGATCCGCCGGCCGCGCGCCAACTGGCTGCAGGCCTACTCCGGCGAGGCCGAGGCCCTGTTCAACATGGCCGATCCGGACGCCGTCGCCCGCCGCGACGCGCGCCTGCGCGAGAACATGCGCCGCTACCCCGACGGCTTCCCCGAGGGCCAGATCCGCATCTACGGCTACGACGCCGAGGACGCGCTGCGCGAGAATCCGCCACGCGCCGGCTGACCGTCGCGGCGCCCCGCGGACGGTTAGCGCGGTGCCGTGA
- a CDS encoding DNA-3-methyladenine glycosylase 2 family protein, with product MTLPFRLDEARVREGMDHLARLDPRIAEARAIYGDPPLRVMDEGFAALLRSIVGQQVSVAAARSIWNRVEAMLDPVTPERVLACADEELRACGLSNNKVKFARALALDTAERRIVFEELAALDDDTIVAHLTRAKGIGRWTAEIYMMFALGRPDVMPAADLGLMTAAQHLLKLRRRPDQKRLLKLTMPWRPWRSVASLFLWHYRHNMPDFSDSPAAVARREAERAAKAARAAARPQRVAAPVAAKKPAPKAAAERKTARKAPTAKSATTKRATARKPVARAR from the coding sequence ATGACGCTTCCCTTCAGGCTCGACGAAGCGCGCGTGCGCGAAGGCATGGACCATCTGGCGCGGCTCGATCCACGCATCGCCGAGGCGCGCGCCATCTACGGCGATCCGCCGCTGCGCGTGATGGACGAGGGCTTCGCCGCGCTGCTGCGCTCGATCGTCGGCCAGCAGGTCTCCGTCGCCGCCGCGCGCAGCATCTGGAACCGCGTCGAGGCGATGCTCGATCCGGTCACACCCGAGCGGGTGCTGGCGTGCGCCGACGAGGAGCTGAGGGCCTGCGGGCTGTCGAACAACAAGGTGAAGTTCGCGCGCGCGCTGGCGCTGGACACGGCCGAACGGCGCATCGTGTTCGAGGAGCTGGCCGCGCTCGACGACGACACGATCGTCGCGCACCTGACCCGGGCCAAGGGCATCGGCCGCTGGACCGCCGAGATCTACATGATGTTCGCGCTCGGACGGCCCGACGTGATGCCGGCCGCCGATCTCGGGCTGATGACGGCGGCGCAGCACCTGCTGAAGCTGCGGCGGCGGCCCGATCAGAAGCGTCTGCTGAAGCTGACGATGCCGTGGCGGCCGTGGCGCTCCGTGGCGTCGCTGTTCCTGTGGCACTACCGCCACAACATGCCGGATTTCAGCGACAGCCCCGCCGCGGTGGCGCGGCGCGAGGCGGAGCGCGCGGCCAAGGCGGCCCGCGCCGCCGCGCGCCCGCAACGCGTCGCGGCGCCGGTGGCGGCGAAGAAGCCCGCGCCGAAGGCGGCGGCCGAGCGCAAGACGGCGCGCAAGGCGCCGACAGCCAAATCCGCGACGACCAAGCGCGCCACGGCGCGCAAGCCGGTCGCGCGCGCACGCTAG
- a CDS encoding dienelactone hydrolase family protein, which produces MFDLEGPSRPPASGGRPKRLVLLLHGYGANGDDLIGLADPLGPLLPDAAFHSPNAPYPCDGNPYGYQWFGISRLDPALMLAGVRGAAPFVDSFLDGLLEEYGLTESETALVGFSQGTMMSLHVGLRRKRALAGIVGFSGLLPGAEILKDEIRTHPPVLLVHGDSDDMVPAAAMGRAEAALAANGVAVETHLSRGVGHGIDQGGLEKCARFLARHLGGGR; this is translated from the coding sequence ATGTTCGACCTCGAAGGACCGTCGCGGCCGCCCGCCTCCGGCGGCAGACCCAAGCGGCTGGTGCTGCTGCTGCACGGCTACGGCGCCAACGGCGACGATCTGATCGGACTTGCCGATCCGCTCGGGCCGCTGCTGCCCGACGCCGCGTTCCATTCGCCCAACGCGCCCTACCCGTGCGACGGCAACCCGTACGGCTACCAGTGGTTCGGGATCTCGCGGCTCGATCCGGCGCTGATGCTGGCCGGCGTGCGCGGCGCGGCGCCGTTCGTCGATTCTTTCCTCGACGGCCTGCTCGAGGAATATGGCCTGACCGAGAGCGAGACCGCGCTGGTCGGCTTCTCGCAGGGCACGATGATGTCGCTGCATGTCGGCCTGCGACGGAAGCGCGCGCTGGCGGGCATCGTCGGATTCTCCGGCCTGCTGCCCGGCGCCGAGATCCTGAAGGACGAGATCCGCACGCATCCGCCGGTGCTGCTGGTCCACGGCGATTCCGACGACATGGTGCCGGCGGCGGCGATGGGCCGCGCCGAGGCGGCGCTGGCCGCCAACGGCGTCGCGGTCGAGACCCATCTCTCGCGCGGGGTCGGCCACGGCATCGACCAGGGCGGGCTGGAGAAATGCGCCCGCTTCCTCGCGCGCCATCTCGGAGGCGGACGATGA
- a CDS encoding beta-lactamase family protein — MTAALKERIRDDVVVEGVVASGFEAVADRFLANFRDRGEVGGSVCVTLGGETKVDLWGGLADSKTRRPWTRDTVATVFSCTKGATATCAHILASRGLLDLDAPVVELWPEFGSNGKERVTTRMMLDHSAGVPALRAPVAPERSYDWDYWTERLAAEAPFWQPGTRNGYHGFTIGWTAGEMVRRVAGVSLGTFFQREIAQPLGLDFWIGLPEAVEPRVAPVIPYVYKAAEAKTPFMEDLKRRDSIASLFFFNNGKWRSGGANSREGHAAEIGAANGVTNARGLAGLYAPLANGGALGDVRLVDATALARMGEVSMATHDDATLRIPTRFALGYMKSMDNRRRSAAAALWGEDCDSVIMGPAAFGHVGAGGSLGFADPAHGLSFGYAMNLMGPGLLMNGRGQPLVDAAYRSIGLTSKDSGVWTR, encoded by the coding sequence ATGACCGCGGCGTTGAAGGAGCGGATCCGCGACGACGTGGTCGTCGAAGGCGTGGTCGCGTCCGGCTTCGAGGCCGTCGCCGACCGGTTTCTCGCCAATTTCCGCGACCGCGGCGAGGTCGGCGGCTCGGTGTGCGTGACGCTCGGCGGCGAGACCAAGGTCGATCTGTGGGGTGGGCTGGCGGATTCCAAGACACGCCGGCCTTGGACGCGCGACACCGTCGCCACCGTGTTCAGCTGCACCAAGGGCGCGACCGCGACCTGCGCCCACATCCTGGCCAGCCGCGGCCTGCTCGACCTCGACGCGCCGGTGGTCGAGCTGTGGCCGGAGTTCGGGAGCAACGGCAAGGAGCGCGTGACCACGCGCATGATGCTCGACCACTCCGCCGGCGTGCCGGCCCTGCGCGCGCCGGTGGCGCCGGAGCGCTCCTACGACTGGGACTACTGGACGGAGCGGCTCGCGGCCGAGGCGCCGTTCTGGCAGCCGGGCACGCGCAACGGCTACCACGGCTTCACCATCGGCTGGACGGCCGGCGAGATGGTGCGCCGCGTCGCCGGCGTCTCGCTCGGGACGTTCTTCCAGCGCGAGATCGCCCAGCCGCTGGGGCTCGATTTCTGGATCGGCCTGCCGGAGGCCGTGGAGCCGCGCGTCGCGCCGGTGATCCCCTACGTCTACAAGGCGGCCGAGGCGAAGACGCCGTTCATGGAAGACCTCAAGCGCCGCGACTCCATCGCCTCGCTGTTCTTCTTCAACAACGGCAAATGGCGCTCCGGCGGCGCCAACAGCCGCGAGGGCCACGCCGCCGAGATCGGCGCCGCCAACGGCGTCACCAACGCCCGCGGGCTGGCCGGCCTCTACGCGCCGCTGGCCAACGGCGGCGCGCTGGGGGACGTCCGCCTGGTCGACGCCACGGCGCTGGCCCGCATGGGGGAGGTGTCGATGGCGACGCACGACGACGCCACCTTGCGCATCCCCACCCGCTTCGCGCTCGGCTACATGAAGTCGATGGACAACCGCCGGCGCAGCGCCGCCGCCGCGCTGTGGGGCGAGGATTGCGACAGCGTCATCATGGGACCGGCGGCGTTCGGCCATGTCGGCGCCGGCGGCTCGCTGGGCTTCGCCGATCCGGCCCACGGCTTGTCGTTCGGCTACGCCATGAACCTGATGGGCCCCGGCCTGCTGATGAACGGCCGCGGCCAGCCGCTGGTCGACGCCGCCTACCGCTCGATCGGCCTCACCTCCAAGGATTCCGGGGTGTGGACGCGCTGA